One genomic segment of Passer domesticus isolate bPasDom1 chromosome 21, bPasDom1.hap1, whole genome shotgun sequence includes these proteins:
- the PEX11G gene encoding peroxisomal membrane protein 11C isoform X5: protein MAAGALWGLVAALETHRGRDRALRALSYGCQLAGAALPGPAGLPGGLLAASAQLSSCRTALRLFDDLAMLRHSCSYGLGPEGEDALVRGLSVLCNVANQLFYPCEHLAWAADVGVVRAAPQKWWARSTALWGCALLLGILRSLRILFQLRRELSQHKCTSPQRQQQLRAQVKAELLSILMDTADLSNAIHWLPPGFLWAGKFPPWLVGLLGTISSLIGIYQASRGANSEAA, encoded by the exons ATGGCGGCGGGCGCGCTCTGGGGGCTGGTGGCCGCGCTGGAGACACACCGGGGCCGCGACCGGGCG CTCCGGGCGCTGTCCTACGGCTGCCAGCTGGcgggggcagcgctgcccggccccgcggggctgcccggggggCTGCTGGCCGCCTccgcccagctcagctcctgccgCACCGCCCTGCGCCTCTTCGACGACCTGGCCATGCTCCGGCACAGCTGCAGCTACGGGCTGGGCCCCGAG GGCGAGGACGCGCTGGTGCGGGGGCTCTCGGTGCTCTGCAACGTGGCCAACCAGCTGTTCTACCCCTGCGAGCACCTGGCCTGGGCCGCCGATGTGGGCGTCGTCCGCGCCGCCCCGCAGAAGTGGTGGGCGCGCAGCACGgcgctgtggggctgtgccctgctgctgggcatCCTGCG ATCCCTGAGGATTTTGTTCCAGTTAAGAAGAGAACTGAGCCAGCACAAGTG cacttcacctcagaggcagcagcagctgagagccCAGGTGAAGGCTGAGCTTCTGAGCATCCTCATGGACACAGCAGATCTCTCCAACGCAATCCACTGGCTGCCCCCAGGATTCCTCTGGGCAGGAAAGTTCCCTCCGTGGTTAGTAGGACTCCTGGGGACCATCTCCTCCCTGATTGGAATCTACCAGGCATCAAGAGGAGCAAATTCTGAAGCTGCTTAA
- the PEX11G gene encoding peroxisomal membrane protein 11C isoform X4: protein MAAGALWGLVAALETHRGRDRALRALSYGCQLAGAALPGPAGLPGGLLAASAQLSSCRTALRLFDDLAMLRHSCSYGLGPEGEDALVRGLSVLCNVANQLFYPCEHLAWAADVGVVRAAPQKWWARSTALWGCALLLGILRSLRILFQLRRELSQHKCSTSPQRQQQLRAQVKAELLSILMDTADLSNAIHWLPPGFLWAGKFPPWLVGLLGTISSLIGIYQASRGANSEAA, encoded by the exons ATGGCGGCGGGCGCGCTCTGGGGGCTGGTGGCCGCGCTGGAGACACACCGGGGCCGCGACCGGGCG CTCCGGGCGCTGTCCTACGGCTGCCAGCTGGcgggggcagcgctgcccggccccgcggggctgcccggggggCTGCTGGCCGCCTccgcccagctcagctcctgccgCACCGCCCTGCGCCTCTTCGACGACCTGGCCATGCTCCGGCACAGCTGCAGCTACGGGCTGGGCCCCGAG GGCGAGGACGCGCTGGTGCGGGGGCTCTCGGTGCTCTGCAACGTGGCCAACCAGCTGTTCTACCCCTGCGAGCACCTGGCCTGGGCCGCCGATGTGGGCGTCGTCCGCGCCGCCCCGCAGAAGTGGTGGGCGCGCAGCACGgcgctgtggggctgtgccctgctgctgggcatCCTGCG ATCCCTGAGGATTTTGTTCCAGTTAAGAAGAGAACTGAGCCAGCACAAGTG cagcacttcacctcagaggcagcagcagctgagagccCAGGTGAAGGCTGAGCTTCTGAGCATCCTCATGGACACAGCAGATCTCTCCAACGCAATCCACTGGCTGCCCCCAGGATTCCTCTGGGCAGGAAAGTTCCCTCCGTGGTTAGTAGGACTCCTGGGGACCATCTCCTCCCTGATTGGAATCTACCAGGCATCAAGAGGAGCAAATTCTGAAGCTGCTTAA
- the PEX11G gene encoding peroxisomal membrane protein 11C isoform X2, translating to MAAGALWGLVAALETHRGRDRALRALSYGCQLAGAALPGPAGLPGGLLAASAQLSSCRTALRLFDDLAMLRHSCSYGLGPEVSGAPGAPPPRGERAPCPCRSPQGEDALVRGLSVLCNVANQLFYPCEHLAWAADVGVVRAAPQKWWARSTALWGCALLLGILRSLRILFQLRRELSQHKCTSPQRQQQLRAQVKAELLSILMDTADLSNAIHWLPPGFLWAGKFPPWLVGLLGTISSLIGIYQASRGANSEAA from the exons ATGGCGGCGGGCGCGCTCTGGGGGCTGGTGGCCGCGCTGGAGACACACCGGGGCCGCGACCGGGCG CTCCGGGCGCTGTCCTACGGCTGCCAGCTGGcgggggcagcgctgcccggccccgcggggctgcccggggggCTGCTGGCCGCCTccgcccagctcagctcctgccgCACCGCCCTGCGCCTCTTCGACGACCTGGCCATGCTCCGGCACAGCTGCAGCTACGGGCTGGGCCCCGAGGTGAGcggggctcccggggctcccccACCCCGAG GTGAGCGTGCCCCATGTCCGTGCCGCTCCCCGCAGGGCGAGGACGCGCTGGTGCGGGGGCTCTCGGTGCTCTGCAACGTGGCCAACCAGCTGTTCTACCCCTGCGAGCACCTGGCCTGGGCCGCCGATGTGGGCGTCGTCCGCGCCGCCCCGCAGAAGTGGTGGGCGCGCAGCACGgcgctgtggggctgtgccctgctgctgggcatCCTGCG ATCCCTGAGGATTTTGTTCCAGTTAAGAAGAGAACTGAGCCAGCACAAGTG cacttcacctcagaggcagcagcagctgagagccCAGGTGAAGGCTGAGCTTCTGAGCATCCTCATGGACACAGCAGATCTCTCCAACGCAATCCACTGGCTGCCCCCAGGATTCCTCTGGGCAGGAAAGTTCCCTCCGTGGTTAGTAGGACTCCTGGGGACCATCTCCTCCCTGATTGGAATCTACCAGGCATCAAGAGGAGCAAATTCTGAAGCTGCTTAA
- the PEX11G gene encoding peroxisomal membrane protein 11C isoform X1, producing the protein MAAGALWGLVAALETHRGRDRALRALSYGCQLAGAALPGPAGLPGGLLAASAQLSSCRTALRLFDDLAMLRHSCSYGLGPEVSGAPGAPPPRGERAPCPCRSPQGEDALVRGLSVLCNVANQLFYPCEHLAWAADVGVVRAAPQKWWARSTALWGCALLLGILRSLRILFQLRRELSQHKCSTSPQRQQQLRAQVKAELLSILMDTADLSNAIHWLPPGFLWAGKFPPWLVGLLGTISSLIGIYQASRGANSEAA; encoded by the exons ATGGCGGCGGGCGCGCTCTGGGGGCTGGTGGCCGCGCTGGAGACACACCGGGGCCGCGACCGGGCG CTCCGGGCGCTGTCCTACGGCTGCCAGCTGGcgggggcagcgctgcccggccccgcggggctgcccggggggCTGCTGGCCGCCTccgcccagctcagctcctgccgCACCGCCCTGCGCCTCTTCGACGACCTGGCCATGCTCCGGCACAGCTGCAGCTACGGGCTGGGCCCCGAGGTGAGcggggctcccggggctcccccACCCCGAG GTGAGCGTGCCCCATGTCCGTGCCGCTCCCCGCAGGGCGAGGACGCGCTGGTGCGGGGGCTCTCGGTGCTCTGCAACGTGGCCAACCAGCTGTTCTACCCCTGCGAGCACCTGGCCTGGGCCGCCGATGTGGGCGTCGTCCGCGCCGCCCCGCAGAAGTGGTGGGCGCGCAGCACGgcgctgtggggctgtgccctgctgctgggcatCCTGCG ATCCCTGAGGATTTTGTTCCAGTTAAGAAGAGAACTGAGCCAGCACAAGTG cagcacttcacctcagaggcagcagcagctgagagccCAGGTGAAGGCTGAGCTTCTGAGCATCCTCATGGACACAGCAGATCTCTCCAACGCAATCCACTGGCTGCCCCCAGGATTCCTCTGGGCAGGAAAGTTCCCTCCGTGGTTAGTAGGACTCCTGGGGACCATCTCCTCCCTGATTGGAATCTACCAGGCATCAAGAGGAGCAAATTCTGAAGCTGCTTAA
- the PEX11G gene encoding peroxisomal membrane protein 11C isoform X3, whose product MPAQLAVGTGAERAVPPQLRALSYGCQLAGAALPGPAGLPGGLLAASAQLSSCRTALRLFDDLAMLRHSCSYGLGPEVSGAPGAPPPRGERAPCPCRSPQGEDALVRGLSVLCNVANQLFYPCEHLAWAADVGVVRAAPQKWWARSTALWGCALLLGILRSLRILFQLRRELSQHKCSTSPQRQQQLRAQVKAELLSILMDTADLSNAIHWLPPGFLWAGKFPPWLVGLLGTISSLIGIYQASRGANSEAA is encoded by the exons ATGCCAGCACAGCTGGCGGTCGGTACCGGCGCTGAGCGGGCCGTGCCCCCGCAGCTCCGGGCGCTGTCCTACGGCTGCCAGCTGGcgggggcagcgctgcccggccccgcggggctgcccggggggCTGCTGGCCGCCTccgcccagctcagctcctgccgCACCGCCCTGCGCCTCTTCGACGACCTGGCCATGCTCCGGCACAGCTGCAGCTACGGGCTGGGCCCCGAGGTGAGcggggctcccggggctcccccACCCCGAG GTGAGCGTGCCCCATGTCCGTGCCGCTCCCCGCAGGGCGAGGACGCGCTGGTGCGGGGGCTCTCGGTGCTCTGCAACGTGGCCAACCAGCTGTTCTACCCCTGCGAGCACCTGGCCTGGGCCGCCGATGTGGGCGTCGTCCGCGCCGCCCCGCAGAAGTGGTGGGCGCGCAGCACGgcgctgtggggctgtgccctgctgctgggcatCCTGCG ATCCCTGAGGATTTTGTTCCAGTTAAGAAGAGAACTGAGCCAGCACAAGTG cagcacttcacctcagaggcagcagcagctgagagccCAGGTGAAGGCTGAGCTTCTGAGCATCCTCATGGACACAGCAGATCTCTCCAACGCAATCCACTGGCTGCCCCCAGGATTCCTCTGGGCAGGAAAGTTCCCTCCGTGGTTAGTAGGACTCCTGGGGACCATCTCCTCCCTGATTGGAATCTACCAGGCATCAAGAGGAGCAAATTCTGAAGCTGCTTAA
- the PEX11G gene encoding peroxisomal membrane protein 11C isoform X6 → MAAGALWGLVAALETHRGRDRALRALSYGCQLAGAALPGPAGLPGGLLAASAQLSSCRTALRLFDDLAMLRHSCSYGLGPEVSGAPGAPPPRGRGRAGAGALGALQRGQPAVLPLRAPGLGRRCGRRPRRPAEVVGAQHGAVGLCPAAGHPAIPEDFVPVKKRTEPAQVQHFTSEAAAAESPGEG, encoded by the exons ATGGCGGCGGGCGCGCTCTGGGGGCTGGTGGCCGCGCTGGAGACACACCGGGGCCGCGACCGGGCG CTCCGGGCGCTGTCCTACGGCTGCCAGCTGGcgggggcagcgctgcccggccccgcggggctgcccggggggCTGCTGGCCGCCTccgcccagctcagctcctgccgCACCGCCCTGCGCCTCTTCGACGACCTGGCCATGCTCCGGCACAGCTGCAGCTACGGGCTGGGCCCCGAGGTGAGcggggctcccggggctcccccACCCCGAG GGCGAGGACGCGCTGGTGCGGGGGCTCTCGGTGCTCTGCAACGTGGCCAACCAGCTGTTCTACCCCTGCGAGCACCTGGCCTGGGCCGCCGATGTGGGCGTCGTCCGCGCCGCCCCGCAGAAGTGGTGGGCGCGCAGCACGgcgctgtggggctgtgccctgctgctgggcatCCTGCG ATCCCTGAGGATTTTGTTCCAGTTAAGAAGAGAACTGAGCCAGCACAAGTG cagcacttcacctcagaggcagcagcagctgagagccCAGGTGAAGGCTGA